GCTCAGCCCACATATACatgtaattaaatttataaactcaCTATCAGGTATTAATCAAATAGATAATCAGTACAAAGCTTACAAGTTCTTTGATGCTGTTTCCGGTTCTGGACTCTCGCATTTAATGATGACTTTCTGATCAATTTTTGATATTGATAGGTCCATAGGAAGCTCAACCCCTTTGGGTGCTGGATTGATGTTTTAGACAATTACACTTCAGTTTAATGGCATATGGAATGTACAAGAAACATGGTAACACAAATAACATGATACTCGTGTACTTGAGATACTTCTTACATGATTTAGGGGAAGCAGTGACATTTCCATCAAGGCCCAAGAGTTTCTGCAGCAGATGAAAGTTGTTATGTCAGAACATGTTATTAGCCTTAAATGGTGAAATTATTCACTGGCCACTGAGAAAACTAAAAACACAGAATCCAAGAAAAGTGCTGAGTGTGTAGATGAGCAATTGAAGATTACCTTAAGATTCTCATGACACTCTTCAAGATGATCATTATACAAGATATAATCAAAGATGGCAGATGATTGCCCCTGCTCAATCTCTGCCTGAGCATTTCGGAGCCGCTTCAGGATCTGTTCCTCTGTCTCAGTTCCCCTAATTACAGTCTTCAAGTTGGAATTAAGATGGCAAGATTTGaggatgaaaaatatataagtatgtatctCTAACTCACCTTGCACGGAGGCGCTTCTCAAGTTCCTCCATTGATGGTGGACAGACAAAGATGAATATAGCATCAAGAGAGCTTGCCCTCACAGATCTAGCCCCTTGAACGTCGATGTCAAGAATGCATCTCTACATTGTCACCAGACAAAAGCATTCCAGATTCGCAGAGAGAAAcccattttaattttactatgGAACACAATGCTTGATTGGGGGTGCAATTTACAAGGTTTCCATAATCacccaagaaaagaaagataaaaaacgACGTCATCCCATGATATGAAACAACGTTGTCCAGCATTTACCATTTTCAGAAAGCAAATAGTCAAATATTTACCTTTCCTGCATCTGCTACCACTTCAACAGCTTCAACACTAGTTCCATAGAGATTTCCATGAACAGAAGCAAACTCAAGAAACTTGCCATCTtttatctctctctccataGCACTTCGTTCAGTGAAATGGTAATGAACTCCATCCTTCTCCATGACCCTTGGAGCCCGGGTTGTGTGGCTCACAGAGAACCCAAACATAGATGGGAATTCCTTCATGAGCATGGATATTAGTGTACCCTTACCTACTCCAGAAGGACCGCTAATAACAATCGGCTTCTCAGCATCGCCCCTCGCACCCTTACTCCAAGCAACAACCTCAGTCCCCAATATTTTTCTCTGTTCCCTAACATATTGGGTGTCCACCTAccaaatattcaaacaaatcaaacacTTTCAGGAATGAATGATTCCATTTATATTTCTGAAGTACTCAAAAGATCCGTTTTGGatgttaataatctttttggtGCTGATATCATATGCCATTTCAAGTTT
This genomic interval from Carya illinoinensis cultivar Pawnee chromosome 10, C.illinoinensisPawnee_v1, whole genome shotgun sequence contains the following:
- the LOC122280081 gene encoding guanylate kinase 2-like isoform X2, producing the protein MRPSWVLAMGKSRIGGNIDFSMGEAPAFIVDDLPTGFPSGFDFKSKGCTTATVIGNKAYLIGGGHDESSTVGVQIFDQTRGELVNPTVLGTQPKPCKGPKGHSAVLLNENRILIIKKGSTPDDCIWFLEVDTQYVREQRKILGTEVVAWSKGARGDAEKPIVISGPSGVGKGTLISMLMKEFPSMFGFSVSHTTRAPRVMEKDGVHYHFTERSAMEREIKDGKFLEFASVHGNLYGTSVEAVEVVADAGKRCILDIDVQGARSVRASSLDAIFIFVCPPSMEELEKRLRARGTETEEQILKRLRNAQAEIEQGQSSAIFDYILYNDHLEECHENLKKLLGLDGNVTASPKSSPKGVELPMDLSISKIDQKVIIKCESPEPETASKNLIVLDLSSLKGGAPGRTRGLDVYAIDSFSDGLSGFNQPT
- the LOC122280081 gene encoding guanylate kinase 2-like isoform X1 encodes the protein MRPSWVLAMGKSRIGGNIDFSMGEAPAFIVDDLPTGFPSGFDFKSKGCTTATVIGNKAYLIGGGHDESSTVGVQIFDQTRGELICRVNPTVLGTQPKPCKGPKGHSAVLLNENRILIIKKGSTPDDCIWFLEVDTQYVREQRKILGTEVVAWSKGARGDAEKPIVISGPSGVGKGTLISMLMKEFPSMFGFSVSHTTRAPRVMEKDGVHYHFTERSAMEREIKDGKFLEFASVHGNLYGTSVEAVEVVADAGKRCILDIDVQGARSVRASSLDAIFIFVCPPSMEELEKRLRARGTETEEQILKRLRNAQAEIEQGQSSAIFDYILYNDHLEECHENLKKLLGLDGNVTASPKSSPKGVELPMDLSISKIDQKVIIKCESPEPETASKNLIVLDLSSLKGGAPGRTRGLDVYAIDSFSDGLSGFNQPT
- the LOC122280081 gene encoding guanylate kinase 2-like isoform X3, which encodes MGEAPAFIVDDLPTGFPSGFDFKSKGCTTATVIGNKAYLIGGGHDESSTVGVQIFDQTRGELICRVNPTVLGTQPKPCKGPKGHSAVLLNENRILIIKKGSTPDDCIWFLEVDTQYVREQRKILGTEVVAWSKGARGDAEKPIVISGPSGVGKGTLISMLMKEFPSMFGFSVSHTTRAPRVMEKDGVHYHFTERSAMEREIKDGKFLEFASVHGNLYGTSVEAVEVVADAGKRCILDIDVQGARSVRASSLDAIFIFVCPPSMEELEKRLRARGTETEEQILKRLRNAQAEIEQGQSSAIFDYILYNDHLEECHENLKKLLGLDGNVTASPKSSPKGVELPMDLSISKIDQKVIIKCESPEPETASKNLIVLDLSSLKGGAPGRTRGLDVYAIDSFSDGLSGFNQPT